The window AGAAATGACCCACAGTTCTCGGCACACTACATGATTAATGGTAGAGAAAAAGTTATGGGTCAATGTAAAAGTGATTGTCAGTGAATCACAAATGGACCACatcaaaatagtgaaaaaaaattatagtacaGAAATTGTGGTGTAGAAGAATTGATTAGACTTTATTTGTCATCATTTGTATTATAGCCTGATGCTTGACAATATGACTACAGTTTTCTTCAAGCAAATAGATATGTCACTACCTTTTTCTGActtaataatcaaattaagtGTCTTTTGGAAATAGCTTATCTAACATTTTGCTAGAAGTATGTTAAAGTATACttatactttgaattttttttttaaaatgagaaaatgcagaaaaatgaggttttaaaaactatatataaaagctaaaaattgaGCTTATAAGTTGATACCAACAACAACTAAGTGGTGTATTTTTTATATGGAAGTCATGGTCTTCGTGAAACTTCTAATCCTAATTGATTGCTTAAAATATGCGTATATATATGActtcttttatgaaaaaaaaataataataacaaacaaacaaacagcaaGGAGTCCTTTTGCAACCCTCATGCCTGAGCTATGCTATGTTGTAATGttactttttctctttcctagGGATGTACTGCAATTAGTGGAGCAATAATAATTCAAGCATATGACACATTCTACAAGGGCGAGCCGAGCAAATTCCTTCTAATGCTCGCTCTGTGGCCGACGTTTGTCTCTCTTGTGCTTATGCTTTTGGTGAGAATTTATAAAGCCAACGCAAGTGATGATAAGAATCACTTGAATGGTTTCTCTGCACTGACTCTAATCATTGCCGGTTATCTCATGATCATGgtaattttagaaaaaagtttCAGTTTACCTTTATGGGCACGCATATTCAGCTTTATACTTCTTTTGCTTCTACTCGCATCACCTCTTGGAGTTGCAATCAAAGCCCAAAAGGAGGACTTCAAGAGATTTCTAGAAACGCCTTCCTTTGAGAGTAATATTTCAATGGTGAACCTCGAGTCAAGGTGTTCCTCGTCTAAATCAATTGTAGCAAAGGATCTAGCATATCTTGAAGTACCCAGAGGTGAGGATCAAGTTAATGTTGCTTTAGATgacaaaattatgtttgatgaaGAGGGTATGAATCTTTTGCAAGCCATGCGCACTGTAAACTTCTGGTTGTTGTTCATTGCAATGGTATGTGGAATGGGCTCTACGCAGGTTGTGCTTAACAACTTTAGCCAAATAGGACAATCTCACAATTATACAACTGTGGAGGTGAataatttcttctctttatGGAACATATGGAATTGCCTTAGCCGTGTTTGGGTTGGGTATTTATCAGATTATTTACTACATACAAGAGGCTTGGCAAGACCGTTGTTGATGACTGTTACTCTAGCAATGATGGTTGTTGGCCACATTGTTATTGCTTTTGGATTTCCTGGAGCATTATATGTGGGTTCGATCATAATGGGCATTTGTGATGGTTCACAGTGGTCATTAATGCCCACAATCACTTCAGATTTATTTGGTGTTAAGCATTTGGGTACCATTTTCAACACTATAGGAATAGCAAGTCCCATAGGATCATATATTTTCTCTGTCAGAGTTATTGTCTATATATACGATAAGGAAGCAAGTGGTGAAGATCACTCCTGCGTTGGTGCTCGC of the Quercus robur chromosome 10, dhQueRobu3.1, whole genome shotgun sequence genome contains:
- the LOC126703491 gene encoding protein NUCLEAR FUSION DEFECTIVE 4-like, which encodes MERLSNKWMAAVASMWIQCSSGAYTFGIYSSILKSSQGYDQSTLETVAVSRDIGSSAGILAGVLYTAVTHSNSNSGLCGPWLVHLVGAIQSFLGYFLTWASVVGLIQRPPVPLMCFYMILASHSTPFFNTANIVSGVQNFPDYSGTTVGIMKGCTAISGAIIIQAYDTFYKGEPSKFLLMLALWPTFVSLVLMLLVRIYKANASDDKNHLNGFSALTLIIAGYLMIMVILEKSFSLPLWARIFSFILLLLLLASPLGVAIKAQKEDFKRFLETPSFESNISMVNLESRCSSSKSIVAKDLAYLEVPRGEDQVNVALDDKIMFDEEGMNLLQAMRTVNFWLLFIAMVCGMGSTQVVLNNFSQIGQSHNYTTVEVNNFFSLWNIWNCLSRVWVGYLSDYLLHTRGLARPLLMTVTLAMMVVGHIVIAFGFPGALYVGSIIMGICDGSQWSLMPTITSDLFGVKHLGTIFNTIGIASPIGSYIFSVRVIVYIYDKEASGEDHSCVGARCFLLSLFIMASLAFLGFLFVIALFQRTKRFYMLRKSKHSLKR